Proteins found in one Vallitalea guaymasensis genomic segment:
- a CDS encoding TrmH family RNA methyltransferase — protein MITSMQNTKVKKIIQLLNKSKTRKKEGLFIVEGKKIISEIDKSRISEIFVTETYYENQRTYVDGLIQENIRIEIVSDSIMKHISGSVTPQGILGIIKIVPMELNILMDKKPLIIILENIQDPGNLGTIIRTADAVGASGIIISKGSVDVYNPKVVRATMGSIFRVPIISESNLREDINILREKGIEILASHLQGSSNIYDCDLTHGVGILIGNEGNGLSKDITELAHKNIKIPMIGRSESLNAGVATSIIAYEVLRQRKYM, from the coding sequence ATGATTACTAGTATGCAGAATACTAAAGTGAAAAAGATAATACAGTTACTTAATAAGTCCAAAACAAGGAAAAAAGAAGGTTTATTCATTGTTGAAGGCAAAAAAATAATTAGTGAAATAGATAAGAGCCGTATTAGTGAAATTTTTGTTACTGAAACATACTATGAGAACCAACGTACTTATGTAGATGGATTAATTCAAGAAAATATTAGAATCGAGATAGTCAGTGATTCTATAATGAAACATATATCTGGATCAGTTACACCTCAAGGTATACTTGGCATTATTAAGATAGTTCCTATGGAACTAAATATTTTAATGGATAAAAAGCCTCTGATAATAATATTAGAGAATATACAAGATCCAGGCAATCTTGGAACTATTATTAGGACAGCTGATGCAGTTGGAGCAAGTGGTATAATAATATCAAAAGGTTCTGTGGATGTTTATAACCCAAAGGTTGTTAGAGCAACCATGGGTTCAATATTCAGAGTTCCTATCATATCAGAAAGTAATTTGAGAGAAGATATCAATATACTTAGAGAAAAAGGTATTGAGATTCTAGCGTCTCATTTACAAGGGAGTAGTAATATATATGACTGCGATTTAACACATGGTGTGGGTATATTGATTGGTAATGAAGGGAATGGACTGTCAAAAGACATAACCGAACTTGCTCATAAAAATATCAAGATTCCAATGATAGGAAGGTCTGAATCCTTGAATGCAGGAGTGGCTACCAGCATAATAGCATATGAAGTATTGAGACAAAGAAAATACATGTAG
- a CDS encoding tetratricopeptide repeat protein: MEFLGKKWKFVAIVYFIVCYIFVMVIKHMSLSTLLLFYAGFILLTIVLFLGTSIGFIGILVQSAFKNDDKAYKYYRLAYKLHTNNISIITSYGLVLLKKDNINEAIEIFKKALSLKPQFLADKIIKCNIAICHWKLGNIDEAINMYEKVFKDFEKATDTDDEPKELEESLDEENELTDEYVIKTNSYVYAQDYTTLGYLYLLKKDYDKAIENSKKALMLNATHAPALDNLGQIYYELNDYGEAIKNLKSALEINPNMADSNYYMGLIFEKKNDIEEARKYYKKTASCNINALNTVTREDVERKLEKYS, encoded by the coding sequence ATGGAATTTTTAGGAAAGAAATGGAAATTTGTTGCAATAGTTTATTTTATAGTTTGTTACATCTTTGTTATGGTTATAAAACATATGTCATTAAGTACATTATTACTCTTTTATGCAGGTTTTATACTTTTAACAATTGTTCTGTTCTTAGGAACTTCAATAGGTTTTATAGGAATATTGGTTCAATCAGCCTTCAAGAATGATGATAAGGCATATAAATATTATAGGTTGGCATATAAACTACATACCAATAATATTAGTATCATAACTTCTTATGGACTAGTCCTTCTAAAAAAAGATAATATCAATGAGGCAATTGAAATTTTTAAAAAGGCTCTAAGCCTAAAACCTCAGTTTCTTGCAGACAAAATTATAAAATGTAATATTGCCATATGTCATTGGAAACTAGGCAATATTGATGAAGCTATAAATATGTATGAAAAAGTATTCAAAGATTTTGAAAAAGCAACTGACACAGACGATGAACCAAAAGAATTAGAAGAATCACTAGATGAAGAAAACGAGCTAACTGACGAATATGTAATAAAAACTAATTCATATGTATATGCTCAGGATTATACTACTCTAGGATACTTGTATTTGCTTAAGAAAGATTATGACAAAGCTATTGAAAACAGTAAAAAAGCTTTGATGTTGAATGCTACCCATGCTCCTGCACTTGATAATCTTGGACAGATATATTATGAATTGAATGATTACGGTGAAGCAATCAAAAATCTAAAATCTGCATTAGAGATTAATCCTAATATGGCTGATAGCAACTATTATATGGGATTGATTTTTGAAAAGAAAAATGATATAGAAGAAGCAAGGAAATATTACAAGAAAACTGCTTCTTGTAATATTAATGCTCTTAACACTGTTACACGTGAGGATGTTGAGAGAAAATTGGAGAAATATAGCTAA
- a CDS encoding flavodoxin has protein sequence MDKALIIYWSGTGNTEAMANGIAKGIEAEGKEVQIVSVDAANKDMVKEATHIALGCSAMGAEVLEEDEMEPFVESIEDIDWSNKKLALFGSYDWGDGEWMRNWQERMESCGATLVKDGLAVNLEPEGEELEKCIDLGKALVTA, from the coding sequence ATGGATAAAGCATTAATTATTTATTGGAGTGGTACAGGAAATACAGAGGCAATGGCTAATGGTATTGCAAAAGGTATAGAAGCAGAGGGAAAAGAAGTACAAATCGTTTCTGTTGATGCGGCTAACAAGGATATGGTGAAAGAAGCAACACATATAGCTCTTGGATGCTCAGCTATGGGAGCAGAGGTATTGGAAGAAGATGAAATGGAACCTTTTGTTGAAAGTATAGAAGATATTGATTGGTCAAATAAAAAATTAGCCCTATTCGGTTCTTATGACTGGGGAGACGGGGAATGGATGAGAAACTGGCAGGAAAGAATGGAATCATGTGGTGCTACTTTAGTCAAGGATGGTCTTGCAGTTAATCTAGAACCTGAGGGAGAAGAATTAGAGAAGTGTATAGATTTAGGTAAAGCGCTTGTAACTGCTTAA
- a CDS encoding MGDG synthase family glycosyltransferase, translating into MKKTIVIVSASTGYGHNQVAGALKLEFEEKGYKAVIVEPLKEVSKSLDMLVSDGYKILATLMPKMYGTIYKISNNETMNKPVAKIFIKALTDKIEEIVNFENASMIISTHPLLVDVISSLKGDGIIDIPFLSIVTDFLPHQSYISDNVDAYLVGSSYTKNGIVARGISPDKVYCYGIPIKRIFREDVVTEKKEDIFTILLMGGSMGVSSIKKALKNLLNIEDKLKIIVVCGNNDTLKNSIDEKYSEYIPNKYIEILGFTDKIPELMELSDVIITKPGGLTVTEALTKNIPMIIPYFIPGQEEENAEVLVNAGAAIKVDSVKELDEVVGVLMNDPSKIKWLKQNMKEMSKDHSIEKTINLCLELMEEYKPFTEIIKDAN; encoded by the coding sequence ATGAAAAAAACAATAGTAATAGTATCAGCATCAACAGGTTATGGACATAATCAGGTAGCTGGTGCATTAAAATTAGAGTTTGAAGAAAAAGGATATAAGGCTGTTATTGTAGAGCCGTTAAAGGAAGTAAGTAAATCATTGGATATGTTAGTATCAGATGGTTACAAGATACTTGCGACTTTAATGCCTAAAATGTATGGAACAATATACAAGATCAGCAATAATGAAACTATGAACAAACCTGTTGCTAAGATATTCATAAAAGCATTAACAGATAAAATTGAAGAAATAGTTAATTTTGAAAATGCGAGTATGATAATAAGTACACACCCTTTATTGGTAGATGTAATCTCTTCACTAAAAGGTGATGGTATTATCGATATACCATTTTTATCCATAGTAACTGATTTTCTTCCACATCAAAGCTATATAAGTGATAATGTAGATGCTTATCTAGTAGGCAGCAGTTATACTAAAAACGGTATAGTAGCTAGAGGAATATCTCCAGATAAAGTTTATTGCTACGGTATACCTATCAAGAGAATCTTTAGAGAAGATGTTGTTACAGAAAAAAAAGAGGACATATTTACTATCCTATTGATGGGTGGAAGTATGGGAGTAAGTTCTATCAAGAAGGCACTCAAGAATCTGCTTAATATCGAGGATAAGCTTAAGATTATTGTTGTCTGTGGTAATAACGACACCCTAAAAAATTCTATTGATGAAAAATATAGTGAGTATATTCCTAATAAGTATATAGAGATACTTGGATTCACTGATAAGATACCTGAACTTATGGAGTTGTCAGATGTAATTATAACCAAGCCAGGTGGTCTTACAGTAACAGAGGCTCTTACTAAGAATATACCAATGATAATACCTTATTTCATTCCAGGACAGGAAGAAGAGAACGCAGAGGTTCTTGTTAATGCTGGAGCAGCGATAAAGGTAGATAGTGTGAAGGAATTAGACGAAGTCGTAGGAGTTTTAATGAATGACCCTAGTAAGATAAAATGGCTGAAACAAAATATGAAAGAGATGTCAAAGGATCATTCCATAGAAAAAACCATTAACCTATGCCTTGAATTAATGGAAGAATATAAACCCTTTACGGAGATAATAAAAGATGCAAACTAA
- a CDS encoding TrkH family potassium uptake protein — protein MNEKGISKFRIDLKPTQILVLGFLFLIIVGAILLNLPIATNDGNSIGFIDALFTSTSAVCVTGLVVVNTLEYWSMFGKIVIIILIQIGGLGFMTFATTFFIIMGRKIRLKERLIIQEALNQYSLSGMVRLTKNVLLGTLLIEGIGAVLLSIRFVPKDGAYGIFKAIFHSISAFCNAGFDIVGDSSLSPFIGDIIINITIMLLIILGGLGFTVWIDILRVLKQKFENKWNLKSTFRKFTLHTKIVLVLTFSLIVIGFVFFFILETTNPDTLGNLSMKNKILGSLFQAVTPRTAGFNTMPLADMTHGSKFMTIILMFIGGSPAGTAGGVKTVTMGVIILTVISGIRGKERTEAFERTIPEDIIKRALAVITIGITVVITVTMILSVTETGSFMDILFESVSAFATVGLTLGLTGSLTTIGKIVICITMFIGRLGPLTMAVALSMRARSKASMKKPDEKVMVG, from the coding sequence ATGAATGAGAAGGGAATAAGTAAATTTAGAATTGATTTAAAACCTACACAAATACTTGTACTCGGGTTTTTATTTCTAATAATAGTCGGCGCAATATTATTGAATCTACCTATAGCTACTAATGATGGGAATAGCATTGGATTTATAGATGCTCTATTTACATCAACTTCTGCTGTATGCGTAACAGGACTGGTTGTTGTCAATACTTTGGAATATTGGAGTATGTTTGGTAAAATTGTCATTATAATATTAATTCAAATCGGTGGACTTGGATTTATGACTTTTGCTACTACGTTCTTTATAATAATGGGAAGAAAGATTAGGCTGAAAGAGAGACTTATCATACAAGAAGCATTAAACCAATATTCACTATCTGGTATGGTAAGGCTGACTAAGAATGTATTATTAGGTACTCTATTAATAGAAGGAATCGGAGCTGTACTATTATCAATAAGATTTGTTCCCAAGGATGGGGCATATGGTATATTTAAAGCTATCTTCCATTCTATATCAGCATTTTGTAATGCAGGTTTTGATATTGTAGGTGATAGTAGTTTAAGTCCTTTTATTGGTGATATTATAATCAATATAACCATAATGTTACTAATAATATTAGGTGGACTTGGATTCACTGTATGGATTGACATACTTAGAGTTCTAAAACAGAAATTCGAGAATAAATGGAACTTAAAAAGTACATTTAGAAAATTTACATTACACACTAAGATAGTATTGGTTTTAACATTTTCATTAATAGTAATAGGATTTGTATTTTTCTTCATATTAGAAACAACTAATCCTGACACTCTAGGTAATCTATCAATGAAAAATAAAATACTAGGTTCACTGTTCCAAGCAGTTACACCAAGAACAGCTGGATTCAACACTATGCCACTAGCAGATATGACTCATGGTTCCAAATTCATGACTATCATATTAATGTTTATAGGTGGTTCACCAGCAGGTACTGCAGGTGGTGTAAAAACAGTAACAATGGGTGTTATAATATTGACAGTCATATCAGGTATAAGAGGAAAAGAGAGAACAGAGGCTTTTGAGAGAACTATACCTGAAGATATAATAAAAAGAGCATTAGCTGTAATTACTATAGGTATAACTGTTGTTATTACAGTAACTATGATATTATCTGTAACTGAAACAGGAAGCTTTATGGACATATTGTTTGAATCTGTATCAGCTTTTGCAACAGTTGGATTGACACTAGGATTAACAGGAAGTTTGACAACTATTGGAAAGATTGTTATCTGTATTACTATGTTCATTGGTAGACTTGGACCACTTACAATGGCAGTAGCTCTTTCAATGAGAGCTAGATCAAAAGCTAGTATGAAAAAACCAGATGAAAAAGTAATGGTTGGATAA
- a CDS encoding potassium channel family protein, which translates to MAKKRDFVVFGLGKFGQSVAQTLSMNGCDVLAIDKNEEIIQDIASTVTHAVQADVTDQDALSALGVRNFDAAIIAISNDMQSSIMATILVKELGVPYVLAKAQNEIHKKVLEKVGADKVVFPEREIGVRIANNLISENFVDYIELSEDYSIVEVSILDEWIGKSLKELDMRAKYGMNVMAIRQGANISITPGPDVTLKDGDVLVVIGSNKDLKKINIIKH; encoded by the coding sequence ATGGCTAAGAAAAGGGATTTTGTAGTATTTGGATTAGGGAAATTTGGACAAAGTGTTGCACAGACACTTAGTATGAATGGTTGCGATGTTCTGGCAATTGATAAAAATGAAGAAATTATTCAAGATATAGCATCTACAGTAACACACGCTGTACAGGCGGATGTTACAGACCAAGATGCATTAAGTGCTTTGGGAGTAAGAAATTTTGATGCAGCCATAATTGCTATATCAAATGATATGCAGTCAAGTATTATGGCAACAATATTAGTAAAAGAATTAGGAGTTCCATATGTACTTGCAAAAGCACAAAATGAAATTCATAAGAAAGTTCTTGAAAAAGTAGGAGCAGACAAAGTTGTTTTCCCAGAAAGAGAAATAGGTGTTAGAATAGCTAATAATCTAATCTCAGAAAACTTTGTTGATTATATTGAGTTATCAGAAGACTATAGTATAGTTGAGGTTTCCATATTAGACGAATGGATAGGTAAGAGCTTGAAAGAGTTAGATATGAGAGCAAAATATGGTATGAATGTTATGGCTATCAGACAGGGCGCTAATATCAGTATTACACCAGGTCCGGATGTAACACTAAAAGATGGTGATGTATTAGTTGTAATTGGAAGTAATAAAGACCTCAAGAAGATAAATATAATAAAACATTAG
- a CDS encoding SPFH domain-containing protein yields the protein MEYVGIGIIAIVVILIITSIKVVPQAHAYVIERLGAFQTSWSVGLHIKIPLIDKVARRVSLKEQVLDFPPQPVITKDNVTMRIDTVVYYQITDPKAYAYGIVNPLSAIENLTATTLRNIIGDLELDETLTSRELINTKMRSILDEATDPWGIKVNRVELKNIIPPAEIQDAMERQMKAERGRREAILRAEGEKKSAILVAEGKKESAILEAEAQKAAAILRAEAKKEAAIREAEGEAEAILKVQTATAEGIKKINESKPSSQVISIKSLEAFAKAADGKATKIIIPSEIQGLAGLAKSVVEIAKDDKVD from the coding sequence ATGGAATATGTAGGAATTGGAATTATTGCTATCGTAGTTATTTTAATAATAACTAGTATCAAGGTGGTACCACAAGCACATGCTTATGTAATTGAAAGACTTGGTGCATTCCAGACGTCTTGGTCAGTGGGATTACATATCAAAATACCACTAATCGATAAAGTAGCAAGAAGAGTATCATTAAAAGAACAAGTTTTAGACTTTCCACCACAACCAGTTATTACCAAAGATAACGTTACTATGAGAATAGATACAGTCGTATACTACCAAATAACTGATCCAAAGGCTTATGCATATGGAATAGTTAATCCATTATCAGCAATTGAAAACTTGACAGCAACTACACTAAGAAATATAATTGGTGATCTGGAACTTGATGAAACATTAACATCTAGAGAGCTTATCAATACAAAAATGAGAAGTATTCTTGACGAAGCAACAGACCCATGGGGAATAAAAGTCAATCGTGTTGAACTTAAAAATATTATACCACCTGCTGAGATTCAAGATGCTATGGAGCGTCAGATGAAAGCAGAAAGAGGTAGAAGAGAAGCGATCCTTAGAGCTGAAGGTGAGAAAAAATCAGCTATCCTAGTGGCAGAAGGTAAAAAAGAATCAGCAATACTAGAAGCAGAAGCACAAAAAGCAGCAGCTATCCTTAGAGCTGAAGCTAAGAAAGAAGCAGCTATAAGAGAAGCAGAAGGTGAAGCTGAAGCTATCTTAAAAGTTCAAACAGCTACTGCAGAAGGTATTAAGAAGATTAATGAATCCAAGCCTTCAAGCCAAGTAATATCTATTAAGAGCCTAGAAGCTTTTGCTAAAGCAGCTGATGGAAAAGCAACTAAGATAATTATTCCATCAGAGATACAAGGTTTAGCAGGGTTAGCTAAATCAGTTGTGGAAATCGCAAAAGATGATAAAGTTGACTAA
- a CDS encoding FprA family A-type flavoprotein, translated as MNKAKEINKGIYWVGALDYDIRLFDVVMYTEYGTTYNSYLVKGSEKTALFETVKVKFFDEFLERLNEVSSIDEIDYIVVNHTEPDHVGSIAKILDMNPDVTIVGTAMAIKFLKEITNKSFKSIITKEGSTLELGDRTVEFIMAPFLHWPDTMYSYIKEEKTLITCDSFGCHYCDEKLFNDKIEGDFIDSYKYYFDVIIGPFKPYVLQALKKISNIDIDIICPGHGPILRKDLDKYLELYKTWATEEKREKPSVVIAYVSAYGYTEKIAEKVAEGVKTVDGLDVLVYDLVETKKDEVMNEINLANGLLLGSPTIVSDALPPIWDILTSLNPIIHKGKLAGAFGSYGWSGEAVSNIEGRFKQLRFKMPVEGLKIKFNPSDEQLNDAYEFGKKFGEAVIG; from the coding sequence ATGAATAAAGCTAAAGAAATAAACAAGGGAATTTACTGGGTTGGAGCACTTGATTATGATATACGTTTATTTGACGTAGTAATGTATACAGAGTATGGTACTACATATAATTCATATTTGGTAAAAGGCTCCGAAAAAACAGCCTTATTTGAAACTGTGAAAGTGAAGTTTTTTGATGAATTCTTAGAAAGGCTCAATGAAGTTTCATCAATAGATGAAATAGATTATATTGTCGTTAATCATACTGAACCAGACCATGTGGGTTCTATTGCTAAGATTTTGGATATGAATCCTGATGTTACTATAGTAGGAACAGCAATGGCTATAAAATTCTTGAAAGAGATTACTAACAAATCTTTCAAATCAATTATTACAAAAGAGGGCTCTACTCTTGAATTAGGCGACAGGACTGTAGAATTTATCATGGCACCATTTCTTCACTGGCCAGATACGATGTATTCTTATATAAAAGAAGAAAAAACTTTGATTACCTGTGACTCTTTTGGATGTCATTACTGTGATGAAAAATTATTCAACGATAAAATAGAAGGGGACTTCATAGACAGTTACAAATATTATTTTGATGTTATCATAGGTCCTTTCAAACCTTATGTACTACAAGCTCTTAAGAAAATAAGTAATATAGATATTGATATCATATGTCCAGGTCATGGTCCAATCCTTAGGAAAGACCTTGATAAATATCTGGAACTATATAAAACTTGGGCAACTGAAGAAAAAAGAGAAAAACCAAGTGTTGTCATAGCTTATGTATCAGCTTATGGATATACAGAGAAAATTGCAGAAAAAGTTGCGGAAGGTGTTAAGACTGTAGATGGTCTTGATGTATTAGTATATGACCTTGTAGAGACCAAAAAAGATGAAGTCATGAATGAAATCAATCTTGCAAATGGATTATTACTTGGTTCTCCTACAATTGTATCAGATGCTTTACCACCAATATGGGATATCCTTACTTCCCTTAATCCAATAATCCATAAAGGAAAATTAGCTGGAGCATTTGGTTCATACGGCTGGAGCGGTGAAGCTGTTTCCAATATAGAAGGTCGTTTCAAACAACTTCGTTTCAAAATGCCTGTAGAAGGTCTAAAAATAAAATTCAATCCTTCTGATGAGCAATTAAATGATGCTTATGAATTTGGTAAAAAATTCGGTGAAGCTGTTATAGGTTAG
- a CDS encoding NfeD family protein, translated as MPEPYLIWLGVLIICIILEAATLGLTTIWFAFGALASLLVSLFGAGIIIQVVVFIIVSLCLLYFTRPIALKVLKIGHAKTNYESIIGKVGIVIEDIDNLSAKGQVKVDGQIWSCRSLHGSSIEKGMKVKVAEVKGVKLIVEKVK; from the coding sequence ATGCCAGAACCATATTTAATTTGGCTTGGAGTATTAATCATATGTATAATACTTGAAGCGGCTACTCTCGGATTAACAACAATCTGGTTTGCATTTGGAGCTTTGGCTTCGCTATTAGTATCTTTATTTGGAGCAGGAATTATTATTCAAGTAGTAGTTTTTATAATTGTTTCCTTGTGCTTATTGTATTTTACAAGACCAATAGCATTGAAAGTACTCAAAATTGGTCATGCGAAAACAAACTATGAATCAATAATAGGCAAAGTGGGAATAGTTATAGAAGATATTGATAACCTTTCTGCAAAAGGTCAAGTAAAAGTTGACGGACAAATATGGAGCTGCCGTTCTTTACATGGTAGTTCAATAGAAAAAGGTATGAAAGTAAAAGTCGCCGAAGTAAAAGGTGTAAAATTGATTGTTGAAAAAGTAAAATAA
- a CDS encoding DUF3793 family protein yields MRTCKNNKECILNHVCNDYEKRLLKTISPVIKGIKPAEIISLPKSEENVRGKLKLLTTMYNNCSKIKGEIINYSSKSIKIFIYNEYALQKILHKKNIRNFLATCGYSPSYSLEDCLEKLFSRISMGKIPDEIGIFLGYPLKDVMGFMGVVNLPLTKVNYWRIYGDANISDRLYDNIQKVKHHTEKLLVHKTPQQVFELLIS; encoded by the coding sequence ATGAGAACTTGTAAAAATAACAAAGAATGTATACTTAATCATGTGTGCAACGATTATGAAAAGAGATTATTGAAAACCATAAGTCCAGTAATAAAAGGAATAAAGCCAGCTGAAATAATAAGCCTACCGAAAAGTGAAGAAAATGTTAGGGGCAAATTGAAACTATTAACTACCATGTATAACAATTGCAGTAAAATAAAAGGTGAAATCATTAATTACTCTAGTAAGAGCATAAAAATCTTTATTTACAATGAATATGCTCTACAAAAAATATTGCATAAAAAGAATATTAGAAATTTTTTAGCAACGTGTGGGTATAGTCCTAGTTATTCCTTAGAAGATTGCTTAGAAAAACTGTTCAGTAGAATAAGCATGGGTAAGATACCTGATGAAATAGGAATATTTTTAGGTTATCCATTAAAAGATGTAATGGGATTCATGGGAGTCGTTAATTTGCCATTGACAAAAGTTAATTATTGGAGGATTTATGGTGATGCCAATATATCAGATAGACTATATGATAATATTCAAAAAGTAAAACATCATACAGAAAAATTACTGGTACATAAAACACCTCAACAAGTTTTTGAATTACTAATAAGTTAA
- a CDS encoding LTA synthase family protein produces MKELKKVSYKDFIMLAILLAKITCFYLLIGFTKSSIIIGSITFLFFVVIFVSYLFSNSKHCNRSFLIVYSLLTLLMFADCLYYSYFNQLPSVNQVAQMNNLIVVDESIKFTTPPISILLFIDIPIYYIYFKKKRAQITGDDTIKFKPYKKVLTSLLLGLLLLMSWNPMNADAIKAVSNTEFLTYHINDIYTKVFGYKDNQIKSNENVEKVIDELQNNRPLDKKYLGVAKDKNLIVIQVESLQDFPINAYYEGQELTPNLNKLIKGDSLYFENYYQNIGRGNTSDAEFSTQNSIYPVIDGECYRLYQDNTFYGLPWIMRENGYSTKVFHGYEGSFWNREAAYPNQGFEDYVSLEDMELDEKIGFGLSDVSMFEQATERIEKMEKPFYSFLITLSCHHPYILPDKYNTIQLNSEDEGTVFGNYLQGVHYSDMAIGKFIEILKEKGLYDDTIIAIYGDHHGLNCKDASNYECMTRYLGKEYDYNEMLNIPLIINIPGSGINETISTVGGQVDFLPTITNLLGVPIKNKYILGQDLVNAKKGYVASVTYMLRGSFITDDVIFEMSRESLFSTSTAKDLETNEVIEDNTYLEDYYNRALQLLDTSKYILENNLITR; encoded by the coding sequence ATGAAAGAATTAAAAAAAGTATCGTATAAAGATTTTATTATGTTAGCTATACTGTTAGCTAAAATTACATGTTTTTATTTATTAATAGGATTTACAAAATCAAGTATTATCATAGGAAGCATAACATTTTTATTTTTTGTAGTAATTTTTGTATCATATTTATTTAGCAATAGTAAGCACTGTAATAGATCATTTTTAATTGTATATTCTTTGCTTACATTATTAATGTTTGCAGATTGTTTGTATTACAGCTATTTCAATCAATTACCATCAGTTAATCAAGTAGCACAGATGAATAATCTGATTGTTGTTGATGAAAGTATCAAATTTACTACACCACCTATAAGTATTCTATTATTCATTGATATACCTATATACTATATTTACTTCAAGAAGAAGAGAGCACAGATAACAGGTGATGATACTATAAAATTCAAACCTTACAAGAAAGTATTAACATCACTATTATTAGGTTTGTTATTATTGATGTCATGGAATCCGATGAATGCAGATGCTATAAAAGCAGTTAGTAATACTGAATTTTTGACATATCATATAAATGATATCTACACAAAAGTATTTGGCTACAAAGATAATCAAATCAAGTCAAATGAAAACGTTGAAAAAGTGATTGATGAACTACAGAACAATAGACCTTTAGATAAAAAATATCTTGGGGTAGCAAAAGATAAGAACTTAATTGTTATTCAAGTTGAATCATTACAGGATTTCCCTATCAATGCTTATTATGAAGGGCAGGAGCTTACACCTAACCTTAACAAACTGATTAAAGGGGATTCATTATACTTTGAAAATTACTATCAGAATATTGGAAGAGGAAATACATCAGATGCAGAGTTTTCAACTCAGAATTCTATCTATCCAGTAATTGATGGAGAATGCTATAGATTATACCAGGATAATACATTTTATGGTTTGCCTTGGATCATGAGAGAAAATGGTTACAGTACAAAAGTATTTCATGGCTATGAAGGAAGTTTCTGGAATAGAGAAGCTGCATATCCAAATCAAGGATTTGAGGATTATGTAAGTCTTGAGGATATGGAACTTGATGAAAAGATTGGATTTGGTTTATCAGATGTGAGTATGTTTGAACAAGCAACAGAACGTATAGAGAAAATGGAAAAACCATTCTATTCTTTCTTGATAACATTATCATGTCACCATCCTTATATACTTCCTGACAAATACAATACTATACAGTTGAATTCAGAAGATGAAGGCACAGTATTCGGTAACTATCTACAAGGAGTACATTATTCAGATATGGCTATTGGTAAATTTATCGAAATATTAAAAGAAAAAGGATTGTATGACGATACAATCATAGCTATATATGGTGACCATCATGGACTTAACTGTAAGGATGCAAGCAACTACGAATGTATGACTAGATATTTAGGTAAAGAATATGACTATAATGAGATGCTTAATATACCTTTAATAATTAATATACCAGGTTCTGGTATTAATGAGACCATATCTACTGTAGGAGGGCAGGTTGATTTCTTACCTACCATAACTAACCTACTGGGAGTACCTATAAAAAATAAATACATACTAGGACAAGATTTGGTCAATGCTAAAAAAGGATATGTTGCATCCGTGACATATATGTTAAGAGGATCTTTTATAACAGATGATGTTATATTTGAAATGTCAAGAGAATCACTATTCAGTACTAGTACAGCAAAAGATTTAGAGACGAATGAGGTAATTGAGGATAACACTTATTTAGAAGATTACTATAATAGAGCATTACAATTATTAGATACATCCAAGTATATACTTGAAAATAATCTAATAACAAGATAA